Proteins encoded together in one Terriglobus saanensis SP1PR4 window:
- the lptB gene encoding LPS export ABC transporter ATP-binding protein has product MKRLSTEEITKTYGGRQVVRGVSLHIEQGEVVGLLGPNGAGKTTSFYMIVGLVKPDLGRILIDTDDISRLPMYLRARNHGISYLPQEPSVFRKLTVEENILAVLETQQIPWEARKVRTERLIEQLNLGHIRKTRGYALSGGERRRVEIARCLAIEPSFILLDEPFSGIDPIAILDLQQIIFSLKANGIGVLITDHNVRETLNVTDRAYIINEGRIFRHGSPGELGRDPEVKRLYLGENFSL; this is encoded by the coding sequence ATGAAGAGGCTTTCTACCGAAGAAATTACGAAGACCTATGGCGGACGCCAGGTGGTCCGGGGCGTAAGCCTGCACATCGAACAGGGCGAGGTCGTCGGCCTTCTCGGCCCCAATGGCGCCGGGAAAACCACCAGTTTCTACATGATCGTCGGCCTGGTGAAGCCCGACCTCGGTCGCATCCTGATCGATACGGACGATATCTCACGGCTTCCCATGTACCTCCGCGCGCGCAATCACGGCATCAGTTACCTGCCGCAGGAACCTTCGGTCTTCCGCAAACTGACCGTCGAAGAAAACATTCTTGCCGTCCTTGAAACCCAGCAGATCCCCTGGGAGGCCCGCAAGGTCCGCACCGAACGGCTCATCGAACAGCTCAACCTCGGGCACATCCGCAAAACCCGCGGCTACGCTCTCTCCGGTGGCGAACGCCGCCGCGTCGAAATCGCGCGCTGCTTGGCCATTGAGCCCTCTTTCATTCTGCTGGACGAGCCCTTCTCGGGCATCGACCCTATCGCCATCCTGGACCTGCAGCAGATTATCTTCTCGCTCAAGGCGAACGGAATCGGTGTGCTGATCACAGACCACAATGTGCGCGAAACGCTTAACGTCACCGACCGCGCGTACATCATCAACGAGGGGCGGATCTTCCGTCATGGAAGTCCCGGCGAACTTGGCCGCGATCCTGAGGTCAAGCGTCTCTATCTCGGTGAAAACTTTTCTCTCTAG
- a CDS encoding RNA polymerase factor sigma-54 — protein sequence MNLKVSQRQVLTPGLVQMVSVLALNKLELKEMINAEIVENPVLEEIEESSHTLDEISGREGDRERSAEEVAQQKTETEKDPFDEIDFGSYFQDYLDPGFRATSSNFEEFDKPSFENFLSTPTTLSDHLLWQVGSLTLAPDLREAVESILGNLDDNGYLTAADDEIFSPETATELRQMALAVVHQLDPLGVGARDLRECLLLQARAANKQLCDALEDFGATPEIDPEDDPDLEVDTLRARLRIVDTAIAIVQNHIALLENRDTREIVRLLRSQHEIVEQAIAFIRTLDPRPGQRYNQFETRLIEPDVAFVKRGEEYVVVMNEEDLPALRLNAGYRRMLRTKTTEKDVRDYVKERYRSAIQLLRNIEQRKNTIVRTCDVIVRRQQEFLERGVDGLRPMMIKEVAEEIGVHPSTVSRAVANKYVHTAQGVYELRFFFSEGVNGPEGGDLPLLLLKKKVKKLIEEEDPRKPLTDDHLTAELNRQGIRVTRRTVAKYREDMQIPSTHRRRKRD from the coding sequence ATGAACCTTAAGGTTTCGCAGCGCCAGGTCCTTACCCCTGGGCTGGTGCAGATGGTCAGCGTCCTCGCGCTGAACAAGCTGGAACTTAAGGAGATGATCAACGCCGAAATCGTTGAGAATCCGGTGCTTGAAGAGATCGAAGAGAGCTCGCATACTCTCGACGAGATCTCCGGCCGTGAAGGGGACCGTGAGCGCTCCGCGGAAGAAGTCGCGCAGCAGAAGACCGAGACGGAAAAAGATCCCTTCGACGAGATCGACTTCGGCAGTTATTTTCAGGACTATCTCGACCCCGGATTTCGTGCAACCTCGTCCAATTTTGAAGAGTTCGATAAACCTTCGTTTGAAAACTTTCTATCGACCCCCACCACGCTGAGCGACCATCTCCTCTGGCAGGTAGGTTCACTCACGCTGGCGCCGGATCTTCGCGAGGCAGTGGAGTCGATCCTGGGCAACCTGGACGACAACGGCTACCTCACCGCCGCGGACGACGAGATCTTCTCGCCCGAGACCGCCACCGAGCTGCGGCAGATGGCGCTCGCCGTCGTGCATCAGCTCGATCCGCTGGGCGTGGGCGCTCGCGATCTGCGCGAATGCCTTCTGCTGCAGGCACGTGCGGCCAACAAGCAGCTATGCGATGCGTTGGAAGATTTCGGAGCGACGCCGGAGATCGACCCTGAAGACGATCCGGATCTTGAAGTCGATACGCTGCGTGCTCGCCTTCGCATCGTCGACACAGCGATTGCAATCGTCCAGAACCACATCGCCCTTCTCGAAAATCGAGACACACGCGAGATCGTTCGCCTCCTGCGCTCGCAGCACGAGATCGTCGAGCAGGCCATCGCCTTTATCCGCACGCTCGACCCTCGTCCCGGCCAGCGATATAACCAGTTCGAGACCCGACTGATCGAACCCGATGTTGCTTTCGTAAAACGTGGCGAAGAGTACGTCGTCGTGATGAACGAAGAGGACCTTCCCGCGCTTCGTCTGAACGCCGGATACCGTCGCATGCTGCGTACCAAGACGACGGAAAAAGATGTGCGCGACTACGTCAAGGAGCGCTACCGCTCCGCCATCCAGCTTCTCCGCAACATCGAGCAGCGCAAGAACACGATCGTCCGCACCTGCGATGTCATCGTGCGTCGGCAGCAGGAATTTCTGGAGCGTGGCGTCGACGGTCTTCGTCCCATGATGATCAAAGAGGTCGCGGAAGAGATCGGCGTGCATCCCTCGACCGTCAGCCGCGCCGTGGCCAATAAATACGTCCATACTGCACAGGGCGTGTACGAACTTCGCTTTTTCTTCAGCGAAGGCGTCAATGGTCCCGAAGGTGGCGACCTGCCGTTGCTCCTTCTGAAAAAGAAGGTGAAAAAGCTAATTGAAGAGGAAGATCCCCGCAAGCCCTTGACGGACGATCATCTGACGGCAGAGCTCAATCGGCAGGGAATTCGCGTGACTCGCCGCACCGTTGCGAAGTATCGCGAAGATATGCAGATCCCCAGCACACATCGAAGACGCAAACGGGACTAA
- a CDS encoding HPF/RaiA family ribosome-associated protein produces MQIEFTGRQFTIYPKLRTQAQAGLDRIETIIGSNCTAHVILSEDKFRKIAEVNLQCKQHSDFTASCEAKEMEQALHDALDKVEKQVTKVSKKATTLRRHPVQNAEGSVRLQTGDVLAEFA; encoded by the coding sequence ATGCAGATTGAATTCACTGGCAGACAGTTCACCATCTACCCGAAACTTCGTACCCAGGCGCAGGCCGGTTTGGATCGAATTGAAACAATTATCGGAAGCAACTGTACCGCGCACGTGATCCTGAGCGAAGACAAGTTCAGAAAGATCGCCGAAGTGAATCTTCAGTGCAAGCAGCATTCAGATTTCACGGCAAGCTGTGAGGCGAAGGAGATGGAGCAGGCCTTGCATGACGCCCTCGACAAGGTGGAGAAACAGGTGACCAAGGTCAGCAAGAAAGCCACGACCCTGCGCCGTCATCCGGTACAGAACGCGGAAGGTTCTGTACGTCTGCAGACCGGCGACGTCCTGGCAGAGTTCGCGTAG
- the rapZ gene encoding RNase adapter RapZ, whose product MAKKAAKSVKKTDNKSAVAPKKISGARRSSLSRPNSSSKSSPKSSRKTPPPILDQPRELVVLTGISGAGKLSALKAFEDLGFYSVDNLPLELIPRFADLVHGSREIRRAAIGVDIREGLIERFPAILKQVRKVLPTTVVYLEASDDVLVRRYSETRRPHPLGRGETVIRSIRSERKRLDPVRNVADVLIDTGKFNVHELRAHINQQFERGDHDRGLLISTTSFGFKNGVPTDSDLVFDVRFLPNPHFIPEFRPLTGQDPRVAEYVMSFPQTKEFLERVEQLLLFLLPHYVKEGKSYLTVAFGCTGGQHRSVAIAEEMKKRLAAHDYRANISHRDMPRLEGAKKA is encoded by the coding sequence ATGGCGAAGAAAGCCGCGAAAAGCGTAAAGAAGACCGACAACAAGAGCGCCGTGGCCCCGAAGAAAATCTCCGGAGCGCGGCGCTCTTCGTTATCGAGGCCAAACTCCAGTTCAAAATCCAGCCCCAAATCGAGTCGCAAAACTCCACCGCCGATTCTCGACCAACCACGCGAGCTCGTTGTCCTCACCGGCATCTCCGGCGCAGGCAAGCTCTCTGCACTGAAGGCCTTTGAAGATCTCGGTTTCTATTCCGTCGACAATCTTCCCCTCGAACTCATCCCACGCTTTGCCGACCTCGTGCATGGCTCCAGGGAGATTCGCCGCGCGGCCATCGGCGTCGACATTCGCGAAGGCCTCATCGAGCGCTTTCCCGCCATCCTGAAGCAGGTGCGCAAGGTCCTCCCTACGACGGTCGTCTATTTGGAAGCTTCGGATGATGTGCTCGTTCGCCGCTATTCGGAGACGCGTCGCCCGCATCCATTGGGCCGCGGGGAAACAGTCATCCGTTCCATCCGCTCCGAGCGGAAGCGGCTCGATCCCGTCCGCAACGTGGCCGATGTTCTGATCGATACCGGAAAATTCAACGTCCACGAACTGCGCGCGCATATCAATCAGCAGTTCGAACGCGGCGACCATGATCGCGGCCTGCTGATCTCCACCACGAGCTTCGGTTTCAAAAACGGCGTTCCCACGGACTCCGACCTCGTCTTCGACGTGCGCTTTCTTCCCAACCCTCACTTCATCCCGGAGTTCCGCCCGCTCACCGGACAGGATCCTCGCGTGGCCGAATACGTCATGAGTTTTCCTCAAACGAAAGAGTTTTTGGAACGCGTCGAACAGCTTCTGCTTTTTCTCCTGCCGCACTACGTGAAGGAAGGGAAGAGCTATCTCACCGTCGCCTTCGGTTGCACCGGAGGGCAGCACCGTTCGGTGGCCATTGCGGAAGAGATGAAAAAACGCCTCGCCGCTCACGACTACCGGGCCAATATCTCGCATCGCGATATGCCCCGTCTGGAAGGCGCAAAGAAAGCGTAG
- a CDS encoding ABC transporter ATP-binding protein, producing MRRILRLLSYLRPYLLFSLLSVVLMAVVGALAAFRILLVKPIFENVLSSDASPDRVLVYNVPRTHWHIDLQYFIPHHFHNAWNVVAFALVVSAVVKSLCDYAGTYLVNYAGFGMITDLRNDLYNAVLRRSVSFFQKNSTGSLLSTLINDIERVQVAMSSVLSEFLQQIFTFIFTVTVAIIVGGRMAWLLLLFVPIIISSARRIGRRVRQTTRSGQDKLAEIQNILHETITGNRIVKAFGMERWEMTRFRTAARRLFRANLKSVSVQAISSPLMDAIGAIAIALLLWIGRRLIVAHELSAGSFITFLIAVFTLYDPVRKFALFYNSFQQALGASEDIFKFLDAQDEVPEKKNAHVLKEFKDTIVFDNVGFSYQEDDDAEEKLVLSEIDLVVPRGEVLALVGPSGAGKSTLVKLIPRFFDVTAGRITFDGHDIRDLTIDSVRKLIGKVTQDTVLFNDTVRNNIAYGQPDVPLERVQHAAKIALAHDFIENLPNGYDTVIGEKGFRLSGGERQRLAIARAVLKNAPILVLDEATSALDTESESLVQAALSNLMEGRTVFVVAHRLATVRRANRIAVIEKGKIVELGSHAELIAAGGLYRRLYEMQFVDEPRAAEVQEPIPEGIA from the coding sequence ATGAGACGCATCCTGCGCCTGCTCTCCTATCTCCGCCCCTACCTGCTTTTTTCGCTGCTCTCCGTCGTGCTCATGGCGGTCGTGGGCGCGCTGGCGGCATTCCGCATTCTTCTCGTCAAACCCATTTTTGAGAATGTGCTCTCCTCGGACGCTTCCCCCGACCGCGTTCTTGTTTACAACGTTCCGCGGACACACTGGCACATCGATCTGCAGTACTTCATCCCGCACCACTTTCATAACGCATGGAATGTCGTAGCCTTCGCGCTGGTAGTTTCGGCCGTAGTGAAATCCCTCTGCGACTACGCCGGAACGTATCTGGTGAACTACGCCGGATTCGGCATGATCACGGACCTTCGCAACGACCTTTACAACGCGGTCCTGCGTCGGTCGGTTTCTTTCTTCCAGAAGAACAGCACTGGTTCGCTGCTCTCCACGCTCATCAACGACATCGAGCGCGTCCAGGTGGCGATGTCGAGTGTGTTGAGTGAGTTTCTTCAGCAGATCTTCACCTTTATCTTCACGGTCACGGTCGCGATTATCGTCGGCGGACGTATGGCGTGGCTGCTTCTGCTCTTTGTGCCGATCATCATCTCTTCCGCTCGGCGCATTGGCCGCCGCGTTCGCCAGACGACGCGCAGCGGTCAGGATAAGCTTGCGGAGATCCAGAACATCCTGCATGAAACCATCACGGGCAATCGCATCGTGAAGGCCTTCGGCATGGAGCGCTGGGAGATGACCCGCTTCCGCACCGCAGCGCGACGCCTCTTCCGCGCCAACCTCAAATCGGTCAGCGTGCAGGCTATCTCGTCTCCGCTGATGGATGCCATCGGTGCCATCGCCATCGCTCTGTTGCTGTGGATCGGACGTCGACTGATCGTTGCGCACGAACTGTCGGCTGGTTCGTTCATCACGTTTCTCATCGCCGTCTTTACGCTCTACGATCCGGTGCGCAAGTTTGCGCTCTTCTACAACAGCTTCCAACAGGCCCTCGGAGCCAGCGAAGATATCTTCAAGTTCCTCGACGCGCAGGACGAAGTGCCGGAGAAGAAGAACGCTCACGTCCTCAAAGAGTTCAAAGACACCATCGTCTTCGACAACGTCGGTTTCAGCTATCAGGAAGACGATGATGCGGAAGAAAAGCTGGTTCTCTCGGAGATCGATCTTGTCGTTCCGCGCGGTGAAGTGCTCGCCCTCGTCGGCCCTAGCGGTGCAGGCAAGTCCACGCTGGTCAAACTCATCCCGCGCTTCTTCGATGTCACGGCTGGACGCATCACCTTCGATGGGCACGACATTCGCGATCTCACCATCGACAGCGTGCGCAAGCTGATCGGCAAGGTCACGCAGGACACCGTCCTCTTCAACGACACCGTGCGTAACAACATCGCCTACGGCCAGCCCGACGTTCCGCTAGAACGTGTGCAGCATGCTGCAAAGATCGCCCTTGCGCATGACTTCATCGAGAACCTCCCCAACGGCTACGACACCGTAATCGGCGAAAAGGGCTTTCGTCTCTCCGGTGGAGAGCGCCAGCGTCTGGCCATCGCCCGCGCGGTGCTCAAGAACGCACCGATTCTGGTCCTCGACGAAGCGACCTCGGCACTCGATACCGAAAGCGAATCACTGGTACAGGCCGCCCTCTCCAACCTGATGGAGGGCCGCACGGTCTTCGTGGTGGCGCATCGCCTGGCGACGGTTCGCCGGGCCAATCGGATCGCCGTGATTGAAAAAGGAAAGATCGTAGAGCTCGGTTCACACGCTGAGCTGATCGCCGCCGGTGGACTCTATCGTCGTCTCTACGAGATGCAGTTTGTGGATGAACCCCGTGCCGCAGAAGTACAAGAACCAATCCCGGAAGGAATCGCATGA
- a CDS encoding YicC/YloC family endoribonuclease codes for MTLAVRSMTGFATATGSVSEQLGFSISAKSVNHRFLDPHLRLPSGCDALEMDLRRALKEYVRRGHVEITVQLDRSSRTNVQVNMPVVRAHYEAFQTAASELRLNVSPDLNAILRVPGALSADAPTGSEDMAALQSAVMALVPQLLEDLNRMREHEGAALVAELRAEMGRIRDAVTEVRSLRAETAPQMAEVLRERLRALLADTPINEDRVLTEAALLAERGDVDEEMVRLDAHVDHFLQMLDEGGEVGKRLDFLLQEFNREANTLLSKTGGSAHSLRITEHALNVKSEIERAREQVQNLE; via the coding sequence ATGACTCTCGCAGTTCGTTCCATGACCGGCTTCGCTACGGCAACCGGCAGCGTGTCGGAACAACTTGGATTTTCCATCTCCGCCAAGAGTGTCAATCACCGCTTTCTCGATCCGCACTTGCGTCTGCCCTCCGGCTGCGACGCGCTGGAGATGGATCTTCGCCGCGCGCTGAAGGAATATGTCCGTCGCGGTCACGTCGAGATCACCGTGCAGCTCGACCGCTCCTCCCGGACGAACGTGCAGGTGAATATGCCCGTTGTTCGCGCGCACTACGAGGCCTTTCAGACCGCCGCAAGCGAACTGCGCCTGAATGTCTCTCCTGACCTCAACGCGATCCTTCGTGTTCCCGGCGCGCTCTCCGCGGACGCGCCCACGGGCTCCGAAGACATGGCCGCCCTTCAATCCGCCGTCATGGCGCTTGTTCCGCAGCTTCTCGAAGATCTCAACCGGATGCGCGAGCACGAAGGTGCAGCCCTCGTCGCCGAGCTGCGCGCCGAGATGGGCCGCATTCGCGACGCCGTAACAGAAGTCCGCAGCCTTCGTGCTGAGACAGCACCGCAGATGGCCGAGGTCCTCCGCGAACGCCTCCGCGCCTTGCTCGCAGACACGCCCATCAACGAGGACCGCGTCCTCACCGAAGCCGCTCTACTCGCCGAACGCGGCGACGTCGACGAAGAGATGGTCCGCCTGGACGCGCACGTCGATCATTTTCTGCAGATGCTCGACGAGGGGGGAGAAGTAGGCAAACGGCTCGACTTTCTTCTGCAGGAGTTCAACCGTGAAGCCAACACCCTGCTCTCGAAAACCGGCGGTTCAGCACATAGCCTTCGCATCACCGAACACGCGCTCAACGTGAAATCCGAGATCGAACGGGCGCGCGAGCAGGTCCAGAACCTCGAATAG
- the gmk gene encoding guanylate kinase — MAGILFIISAPSGSGKSTLVSQLRSLVEGLDFSVSYTTRSPRGSEEDGREYHFTTREIFEGMMEADEFLEHASVFGNYYGTARSALALAAEHGRDLLLDIDVQGAMQVMGRVPEAVSIFIMPPSPQVLEQRLRNRSAAEHMTDEEVIQRRLAQAASELKYIAEYDYAIVNDVLDVAVAELKAIVLTERDVLDDDLPLLAASCRTSGASIRLTQALASFTGA; from the coding sequence ATGGCCGGCATCCTTTTCATCATTTCGGCGCCCTCGGGCTCAGGCAAATCCACGCTGGTGTCGCAGCTTCGCTCTCTCGTGGAAGGGCTGGACTTCTCTGTCTCCTACACCACGCGCTCTCCGCGTGGGTCAGAGGAAGATGGGCGCGAGTATCACTTCACCACGCGCGAAATCTTCGAAGGCATGATGGAAGCGGATGAGTTTCTGGAGCACGCCAGCGTCTTCGGCAACTACTACGGCACCGCGCGTTCGGCACTCGCACTCGCCGCGGAACACGGCCGCGACCTTCTGTTGGATATCGACGTGCAGGGTGCAATGCAGGTGATGGGACGCGTTCCCGAAGCCGTGTCGATCTTCATCATGCCGCCTTCTCCTCAGGTGCTGGAGCAGCGTCTGCGCAATCGCTCCGCCGCCGAACACATGACGGACGAAGAGGTGATCCAGCGCCGCCTGGCACAGGCCGCCAGCGAACTCAAATACATCGCGGAGTACGACTACGCCATCGTGAACGATGTGCTCGATGTAGCCGTCGCTGAGTTGAAGGCGATCGTGCTCACGGAGCGCGATGTACTTGACGATGACCTTCCCCTCCTGGCGGCATCCTGTCGCACCTCGGGCGCTTCCATCCGGCTCACGCAGGCGCTAGCCAGCTTCACCGGCGCCTAA
- the rpoZ gene encoding DNA-directed RNA polymerase subunit omega has protein sequence MTTPKESLQNKYSLVKGAARRARQLQSGASPLIVPRSIKACRVAQDEIRSGHVSFGIPEPKHVVLPLTV, from the coding sequence ATGACGACCCCGAAGGAATCTCTGCAGAATAAATACAGCCTCGTCAAGGGTGCTGCACGCCGTGCACGTCAGCTTCAGTCCGGAGCATCCCCTCTCATCGTTCCCCGTTCCATCAAGGCCTGCCGTGTGGCACAGGACGAGATCCGCTCCGGACACGTCAGTTTTGGCATTCCAGAGCCCAAGCATGTGGTGTTGCCGCTCACCGTCTAG
- a CDS encoding uracil-DNA glycosylase, giving the protein MTRETTERLRAYVDYLRDLGVYDLYRRGEPRPEFANLLAPAQMPRPVATTLAAAPARPAAPPVRTPVPAPAAASTLSPFAASQQRANAPAPSKPATPPPPPLELSPAFAPPDMPLISFNARAELPQHRALPDDKAATLQSVRHHIGDCTRCPLAYAGRRNIVFADGNPNARLMFVGEGPGADEDASGVPFVGKAGQLLNNMINAMGLKREEVYIANIVKCRPPGNRNPEPVEANTCSQFLVDQIDIVQPQIIVALGAIAATYLLGVKRPLVALRGQWHDVRGSKTAVTYHPAYLLRDPSMKGEAWKDLQRVMVEMGLKS; this is encoded by the coding sequence ATGACACGTGAGACCACAGAACGCCTGCGCGCATACGTTGATTACCTCCGCGACCTGGGCGTCTATGATCTCTATCGTCGTGGAGAACCGCGTCCCGAGTTCGCGAACCTGCTTGCACCTGCGCAGATGCCACGGCCTGTTGCGACCACACTGGCTGCTGCTCCAGCAAGACCGGCAGCGCCGCCCGTAAGGACTCCGGTCCCCGCCCCGGCGGCAGCGTCCACACTCTCGCCCTTTGCTGCTTCTCAGCAGAGGGCCAATGCTCCAGCGCCGTCTAAGCCAGCAACACCGCCGCCACCGCCTCTGGAACTCTCGCCAGCCTTCGCCCCACCTGATATGCCTCTGATCAGCTTCAACGCCCGCGCCGAACTTCCGCAGCATCGCGCCCTGCCTGACGATAAGGCTGCCACCCTGCAAAGTGTCCGCCATCATATTGGCGACTGCACCCGCTGTCCTCTCGCCTACGCTGGCCGTCGCAACATCGTCTTCGCGGACGGCAACCCCAACGCCCGCCTGATGTTTGTAGGTGAAGGCCCTGGCGCGGATGAGGATGCCAGCGGAGTTCCCTTCGTCGGCAAAGCCGGTCAACTTTTGAACAACATGATCAACGCGATGGGTCTCAAGCGCGAAGAGGTCTACATCGCCAACATCGTGAAGTGCCGCCCACCCGGCAACCGCAACCCTGAACCGGTCGAGGCCAATACCTGCTCCCAGTTCCTCGTGGACCAGATCGACATCGTGCAGCCGCAGATCATCGTCGCGCTCGGGGCCATCGCTGCAACCTATCTCCTTGGCGTCAAGAGGCCTCTCGTTGCCCTCCGTGGCCAGTGGCATGACGTACGGGGCTCCAAAACTGCTGTCACCTACCATCCCGCCTACCTTCTCCGTGATCCCAGCATGAAGGGTGAAGCCTGGAAAGATCTCCAGCGCGTCATGGTGGAGATGGGCCTGAAGAGCTAG